GATAACGCTCCTGTAACTCGCTCAACATGCCGGAAACCGCCTCTGCGACTGCGCCTTTAAGGTGGCCATACATCTGGCCAGCAAACTGCTGTTCCAGCGCGGCTATCGGCGTTCCGCTCACGCCCGACAGGATATCCAGCAGGTTCGAAACGCCGGGCTTCTCTTTGATATCGTAACGCACGATCGGCGGCTCATCGCCATCGGTCATCGCACGTTTAATTTTTTTCACTACCGACTTCGGATCTTCCAGCAGGCCGATAACATTGTTGCGGTTGTCATCGGACTTCGACATTTTTTTGGTCGGCTCCAGCAGCGACATCACGCGCGCACCGGATTTAGGAATAAACGGTTCTGGTATCTTAAAGATGTCGCCGTACAGCGCGTTAAAACGTGAAGCAACATCACGGCTCAGCTCCAGATGCTGCTTCTGGTCTTCACCTACCGGCACCTGAGTCGTCTGGTAAAGCAAGATGTCGGCCGCCATCAGCACCGGATAATCGAACAGGCCGGCGTTAATGTTCTCTTCATAGCGCGCCGACTTGTCCTTGAACTGGGTCATGCGGCTCAGTTCACCGAAATAGGTGTAGCAGTTGAGGATCCAACTGAGCTGGGTATGTTCGGGGACGTGCGACTGGACAAAAATGGTGCTTTTTTGTGGGTCGATTCCGCAGGCCAGATAAAGCGCCAGCGTATCCAGCGTTGCCTTGCGCAGGGCCACCGGGTCCTGCCGCACGGTGATCGCGTGCAGATCGACAATGCAGTAAATGCAGTGAAAGTCGTCCTGCATCCGTACCCACTGACGCAGCGCACCCATATAATTACCAATGGTCAGTTCACCTGAAGGCTGTGCGCCGCTAAATACGATGGGTTTGCTCATGTTTGCGTCCTGATAATTACAGCCCGAGTGCGGGCAACAAATCGTTAAAATGATCGAGTGTGAGGTCAGGCTGGCTGGCGACGATTGACTCGCCGTAGTTATAGCCATAAGTCATGCCGATACAGGGACATCCCGCCGCCTGTGCCGCCAGAATATCATTCCGTGAATCACCAACAAACACCAGCTCACCCGGCAACAGGCCCATTTGGCCAAGCACCAGGAACAGCGGCGCCGGGTGCGGCTTCTTCGCCACCACATCATCGCCACCGATCACCAGTGAGAAATAGTCAGCAATACCCAGCGACTGCAGCAGCGGAGCGACAAAAGGGGTGGGCTTGTTAGTGACCAGAGCCATAGGCACGGCGCGTTCAGCCAGCGAGGCAAGCGTCTCTTTTACCCCCGGATAAAGCTGGCTACCGCCGTCCGCACTGTTCGCGTAATGTTTGTCCAGCAGCTGGCGGCCTTCACGCAGTAAATCAGCCTGTGGGGCATGGCCCAGCGCCCAGCTCAATGCGCGCTCGATAAGAATATCTGCGCCGTTACCAATCCAGGTCGACACGCGCGCAACGCCAGCGGCGGGCAGGTTTAACTCGGTTAACGCACCGTCTACGGCGCTGGCAAGTCCCGGTGCGCTGTCTGTCAGCGTACCGTCCAGATCGAAAGCCAGCGCACGGTAATCAGTGAAATGCCCCATGGCGAGATTTCTCCAGTTCAGTACGCATATCATCAATAACTTTCTTGTAGTTCGGATGACCAAAAATTGCCGAGCCGGCAACAAACATATCGGCCCCTGCGGCAGCGATCTCACCAATATTGTCGGCCTTCACGCCGCCATCCACTTCCAGTCGTATATCATAGCCGCTATGGTCAATCCGCTCGCGCACCTGGCGCAGCTTGTTCAGCGTGCCGGGGATAAAGGATTGCCCACCGAAGCCGGGATTCACCGACATCAGCAAAATAACGTCCAGCTTATCCATCACATAGTCGAGGATGCTAAGCGGCGTTGCCGGGTTCAGTACCAGTCCCGCTTTACAGCCGTGTTCCCTGATCAGCTGCAAAGTACGGTCAACATGTTCGGAGGCTTCAGGGTGGAAGGTAATATAGCTGGCACCCGCTTTGGCAAAGTCAGGCACCAGGCGGTCAACCGGCTTCACCATCAGATGGACATCGATCGGGGCGGTCACGCCATAATCGCGCAGGGCCTTTAACACCATTGGCCCCATCGTCAGATTGGGAACGTAATGATTATCCATCACGTCGAAATGCACGACATCGCCGCCTGCAGCCAGCGCCCTGGCGGTATCTTCTCCCAGTCGAGCAAAATCTGCGGAAAGAATTGATGGGGCAATTAAAAACTGTTTCATCCGTTTCTCCCTGTTTATGCCTGCTGCCAGGCTTTCATCACCGGCCAGTATACAAAGCCAGTAGTTCATTGACCTTACTACGACTGTCGCCGCTTCGGCTGATCGAACGACGTACTTTAATTTCCTGCAGCGTCGTCGCGCCCTGATACCACTGACGGGTCAGCGGCGTATCGTGGTTGGAGATCAGCACGGTGATACCACTCTCCTGTGCCAGCCGAACGGCCAGTTCTGCCAGATGCTGCTGCTCGGCCATGCTGAAGCTATTGGTATGATAAGCGGTAAAGTTCGCCGTCGCAGAAAGCGGCGCATAGGGAGGATCACAGTAGACAACCGACCCCTGACGCGCTTTACCTAGCGTAACATCGTAAGATTCACAGACAAAGGTCGCATTTTGCGCACGCTCAGCAAACCAGTACAGTTCTTCCTGCGGGAAATAAGGTTTACGGTAGCGGCCAAACGGGACGTTGAACTCTCCGCTCAGGTTATAGCGGCACAAACCGTTGTAACAGTGGCGGTTAAGATACAAGAACAGCACTGCGCGGCGATAGGCATCGCGGCACTGATTAAACTCTTTCCGGTAGACGTAGTAGACGTCGGCATCGTTGGTTTCCGGGGTAAAGAGCGCGCGCGCATCGAGGACAAATTCGTCGGTACGTTCTTTAACGATAATGTAGAGATTAATCAGGTCGCTGTTGATATCAGCAAGAATGTAACGTGGATATTGCGTATTGAGGAACACCGATCCGGCACCGACGAACGGCTCGATAAGGCAGTCTCCTTCCGGGAGATGGCTTTTGATATCATCAAGTAACGGATATTTGCCACCAGCCCACTTCAAAAAAGCGCGATTTTTTTTCATGCCGTCGTTAATTACTTACTCGTAAGGCTGTGGCTATACCGACAGCATATCTGCGCTTTAAATGCTGCATGCCAAGGCACACACACTTCAGGAAATGCCGGGTTGCCCCGGCAGAATTTTATTTATTCGCTTCGTTTTTAACCTGACTAACCGGTTTTACCCACGGCTTCTGGGCACGAACCTCTGACGGTAGCGTCGCAACGGCTTTTTTAGCCTCCGCAGAGGTCGCGTAAGAGCCGCTTACCAGCACATACCATGGCTGGCCATTACGCGTGGTTTTATAGACGTGAAAACCGTTCAGATTTTGCTTTTTGGCCCAGGCGTTGAGCGAGTCGGCCCGGGAAGCACTGCTTAGCTGTAGTGTAAAATTACCGCCCGGTACGCTGCCGCTATGGCTGGCTGGCGCCACTGCTTTGCCAGAAGACAAGCTTTTCCCAGACGATGCAACAGGCTTACTTTCTTTCTCCGCCGATTTGTTCACGGTGGTGCGATGCACCACGGCTGGTTTCTGCTGATGTGACGGCGTACCGCGCACGGCCGGTACACTACCGACAGCCTGACGCGGTTTTTCGGCCCCTTGCGCGACCGTTGCCGCTGCCGTTGGCAGCGAGGTGTTGTTGTCCTGTACCGCAGCATCTACCTGGCCCTGTTGACCGCTCAAGGCGCTATTCAGATCGCCCGCCAACTCGACACGCTGTTGCCCAGAGGGCGTCTGTACGGGCTGTGCCTGAGTGGGGGTAGAAGAGATCGGAGGAGGTGTCGCATCCTGCATTGAGCCTGCGGGACTGTTTTCAGCGGATAACGGCTGGCCGGACTGCCCGCTCATCGACGAGCTATTGGAAAGATCGATACTCTTCTCACCGCGACTGCCCGCAGGGTTTTGCACCTGTTGTGCACCCTGGCTGTGGCCATTGTCCGGTGATTTTAGCGCCGACCCAATGCCCAGCATCAGCAACAACAGCACCAGGATGCCAATGCCCATCATCATATGTTGACGGGAGATCGGCAATTTTGGGGCGGCAGACGCTTTACGTGATCGCGTCGGACGACGGTCACTGGTGTCAGGTTTCAACTCGTCTTCCGGCTTAAACTCGTCCATTTAACCTCCTCCCATAGAGCGGCAATGCCGCCACAATCCTGTGGACGGCGCATATTTCAGTCCTGGCCAGGATCCCCGGCTCAGAATAAGCTAAGGCTACTGACAATCCCGAATGGATGCCAGAACGATATCATGCGCAACGCCTCTGCGCAGTTCAGCTCTGCCGATTTCCAGCGGAAGAACCAGCCGCATCTCGCCAGCCAGTACCTTCTTATCGCGCATCATATGCGGCAAATACTCTTCCGCCGTCATGCTTTCCGGCCCCTTTACGGGTAAACCGGCACGCTGCAACAGGGAGATAATGCGATCGGTATCTTGTGGGTTGAACTGCCCAAGACGTTCGGCGGTTCTGGCCGCCATCACCATCCCTGCCGCTACCGCTTCGCCGTGCAGCCAGTTACCGTAGCCCATATGCGCTTCGATAGCATGACCATAAGTATGGCCGAGATTCAGCAATGCACGCAGGCCATGTTCGTGCTCGTCGGCTGCGACCACTTCAGCTTTCAATTCACAACAGCGTCGAATGCACCGGGACATCGCCGTGCCGTCCAGCGCCAGTAACGCATCGAGGTTCTTTTCCAGCCAGCTAAAGAAATCACCGTCGAGAATAATGCCGTACTTAATCACTTCCGCCAGCCCGGAGGAAAGCTCGCGCGCGGGCAGAGTATCCAGGCAATCGAGATCGACCACGACCGCAGCAGGCTGATAGAAGGCACCAATCATGTTCTTGCCCAACGGATGGTTAACCGCCGTTTTACCGCCAACGGATGAGTCCACCTGCGACAGCAGTGTTGTTGGCACCTGGATAAACCGCACGCCACGCTGATAGCTGGCAGCGGCAAAACCGGTTAAATCGCCAATGACCCCCCCGCCCAGCGCAATGAGCGTGGTATCACGTCCGTGTGGCTTAGCTAACAGTGCGCTAAACACCTGGTCCATAACCGCCAGGGTTTTGTATTGCTCACCGTCCGGCAGGATAACCCTATCGACGATTACGCCTGCGCCCTCAAGCCGGGCACATAACGTATCAAGGTAAAGAGGTGCCAGCGTCTGGTTAGTCACCAGCATAGCCTGTTCGCCCGCTTTAAGCGGCCAAAAAGAGGTCGGATCGGAGAACAACCCGGCGGCGATGGTAATGGGGTAACTGCGTTCCCCAAGAGTTACGGTAATCCGCTCCATGACGCTGTATCACCTTTTTGCTGCGCCCACGGGTGGGCGACCGGAGTTTTAATCAGCTCTTTTCCAACATATTGATAATCTGATTAGCCACTACCTTGGCACTTTGATCGTCAGTGCGGATAGTGACATCAGCAATCTCGTCATACAGAGGATTGCGTTCATCAGCTAAAGCTTCCAGTACTTCACGTGGTGGAGATTCCACCTGCAACAGCGGACGTTTTTTGTCACGCTGAGTGCGCGCCAGTTGTTTTTCGATAGTCGTTTCAAGATAGACAACTACGCCACGAGCGGAGAGACGATTGCGCGTTTCGCGCGACTTGACGGAACCGCCACCTGTCGCCAGCACAATGCCCTGCTTTTCAGTGAGTTCATTGATGATTTTTTCTTCGCGATCGCGAAAGCCTTCTTCGCCTTCGACGTCAAAAACCCAGCCCACATCCGCTCCGGTACGTCGCTCAATTTCTTGATCGGAATCGAAAAATTCCATGTTGAGTTGTTGAGCTAACTGTCGCCCAATAGTGCTTTTGCCGGCACCCATAGGCCCAACCAGAAAGATATTGCGTTTCTCTGCCATTTTTTCGGTATTACTAAGACAATTCGTTAATGATACCCCGCCTTAAAGCAGACAGGACATGAACTGAAACCTCATGAGCGATAGTGCGAGAATCAGACGGGAAATTATCTCAACACTGAAGGTGTTTTGGCAACCGATTAAATTACCTTGCCCATTGCGCACGATATTTTGGCGCGTTTCAGTCCGCTTCATTTATCAGCCGGATGTGGTTGCATCGGCTACGCCGGTTGCGCACGATAAAAAACGGTTAAATAGCATTCGCTGCTGTGGGCACCAGGCCCGTTATTCAAAATCGCTAAACCTTGTAAGCTAATTCCGCCCTTGCGTCAAACGCAACCGTGACCAATTCGGGAAAAAACTGTGGGATTCATCATTTGCCGCCAAATTTTTTCAATCACTACGGATGAGACGCGGCGTGATAAAGATCACCAGTTCGCGTCTTTTTTGCTGGCGAACATCGTGGCGAAACAGGGCGCCCAGTAGAGGGATATCCCCCAGCCAGGGAACTTTTGTCCTGCCGGATTCGCTCTGCTGCTGAAATATTCCGCCCAACGCCAGCGTCTGACCATCCTTCAGTATCACCTGCGTGTCAATCTCCTGCTTATCAATAGTCAGTACCTCATTCTCCCCACTACGCATATTGCGCCCAGGGACATTCTGAGAAATATGCAGTTTTAGTAGGATCCGTCCGTTGGGCTGTACCACAGGCGTCACCTCCATTCCCAGCATTGCCTCCTTGAACTCCATCGTGGTAGAGCCGCTGTTACCGGTTGATACTTCGTATGGAATTTCAGTACCTTGCTTAATACTTGCCGTCTGCTGATGTGAAGTAAAAAGCCTCGGACTGGCGATAATATCGGCCTGGTGCTCACTCTCTAAAGCGCTCAATTCCAGCGCTAACAGGCGACCATCCAGTTTTGCCAGGGTAAAACCGGCAACCCCGGCAGGCCGGCCCGTGGCGAGTTCCACACGCAGCTGGCTGGTGCGCAGCGCATCAGACACCTGTGCTTCGCCGCTCATTCCCCAGGTTACCCCCATCTCACGAAGGCTCTCTTCACTGATGGTAACAATCTGCGCCGCCAGCTCGATTTGCGCCAACGGCACATCCAGTTGACGTATCCAGCGTTCGGTTTGCGTGAGCGCTTTCTCGGTATCGCGCAGCAAAAGGCTGTTGGTACGGCTGTCCAAAGTGACGCTGCCGCGCGCCGACATTAATCTTGTACGCTCGTTTTGTAAGCTGGTATTGACCGCTGCTGCATCTGCATGTACCAGCGTCAGGCTCCGATTAAATAGCGGCAGCATCTGTTCCTGTGCTTCCAGCCGGGCTGCCGTTTTGCGTTGCTCCTCCTGTTGCCAGCCTTCGGGAAATGCCAGTAACACATTTTCCTGCTGTTCCATATCGAGCTTGCCGAGCTTGGCCACCAGCCGCAGTGCCTGCCGCCAGGAAACATCTTTTAGCCGCAAGGAAAGTGTGCCTTTTACGCCAGGAGCCACCATCAGGTTAAGCTGCTGGTAGTCTGCCAATGCCTGTAGTACCTGGGCCACCGGGGCATCGTCAAAAGCCAGGCTTAACGGGGCCTGCGCTGCTGACAAAGGGGTAATTAACGCCATCCACAGACAAATTATCCTGAGCATCGTATTGTCCTTTTAGCGCCAGCCGCTGCGGCGGCAGGCAATCCTTAAATGGGATGAGGGTAGCGCTGCGCGCGTCAATGCGGGCGATTCGCCATACTGTTCCGGGCAGTAGATTGCCGGTCTTAAGCCGTAACGCAGCCCCTGCGGAGTCGGTGAGCCAGGCATCATAATGTCCCGATTTGCCGATGACTCCCAATAAGCGCCAGGCGCTATCTGCACCGGTGAGAGGTTGACAATGGCCGGCTGGGGCAGGGAAAAAGGGGTCACGCGCCCGGCTATAAAACATCATCAGCGTCAGTAGCGCGCAGGCGAGTTTAGCTTTCATCAATCAGCTCCATCATCAGGCGCAGCTTCGCCTCTTCACGCTTGAGGCTGAACGCGGGAAAAGCGGGCACCGGCCGCAACTCAGAGAGATAGTTCAGTAGCCCGGCAAACTGGGGCCATTGTAGGGTGACGGCCAGTTTTCCACCGTGTTCGGTCGGATGCCAGTACTCTAACTCCGCGCCGCTGGTAAGGAGCAGAGCAGGCAGAGAGAGATCTACCGCTGTCGCCGGCAGCAACAGCCGTTGTAAACAGTTCACCCGCCGCTGAGAAACGGTCAGCGGTGGTAATACGGCCAGCGACCGTAGCTGCTGCTGATATTGAAGGATGTGCTGGTGCAGCTGCTGTTCCTGCTGCTGCTGCTGACGCCGTGCCGGATAAAGCCAGCCGTACCACAACAGAAACGTGAGCAGCAGAGCCCCCCCACAGAAGCTGGTCAGACGTAACCACCCCGGTTCCAGCTGAAGCCAGGCCATCAGCCAGCGATTATTCATCATTGGGCATTCCGGAAACGACCAGCCGGGCCTGCAGTGTGAATGTCATTTCTCCCCTTTTGACGCGCTCAACCTGTTGCAGCCTCACCGCGTCGAACAGCGGGCTGGCACGTAATCCATCGCGTAGCTGGTGTAATGCACCGATACGGCGAGTCGCTCCCTGCACTTCCAGGCCAAGAGGGGTTTTACGCAATGTATACAGCCATACGTCTGCCGGAAAATCGTGCCCCAGCGTACGGGCAAAGCTCAGCCACAGATCCCACTGCCGTTGACGACGCTGCTGCTGCTCCAACTGCCGTTGCAGGCGGGTGGATTGCTGGGAAGCACTCTGCATCTGGCCCCACAGAGCCACAGCGCTTTTTAATGCCGTATTCCACAATGCCAACGTCGTGACATGCTGCTGATTCAGCCATCGCTGACACTGACCACAGCAAAGCCCGGCGATCAGGATTAGCAGCAGCCCCCCCACAATCAGCCGCCAGAAGGACCAGCGTTTTTTCAGCTCTGCACGCCGCCAGGGCAACAAGTTTACCCAAACCATCAGCAGTCCTCCGGGCGCAGCGCCAGTCCTGTCGCCAGGGCAAAAGCCCCGTCACAGGCAGGTAAAGGTGGCTGGTAGCTGCGCAAAACGCTGAGCGGTGCCAGCGCACGGGTGCCCGCTGGCACCGCTTCCGTCAGCGCTGAGCTGTACCAAACGGTACTGCTATGAGGCAAAAAGCGCCGTTGCAGCTGGGTGAAGTCCTGCGCTTCGGCAAGTGGGCACCAGCCCCAGGGCCGATCGTTTTGCTGAGGCGCATACCATAGCCAGTGATCGCTTAGCCGATGCACCAACGCGGCAGATGCCTCCAGCCCCAGTGTCCGGGCCAGTGCGAACAATGCTGCCGGGGTTAGCTCGAGCACGTCAGGCGTGAGTGAGACCTGCTGCAGGCAGTCCAGCCAGCTTTGCAGGGCCTCCTGACGGGCCGCAGTGACGTACAGCGAGCCCGCCTCATCACCGCTTGTGCGGTAGTCTAAGGCCAGCTCTTCGGGCGCTATGGGGAAAAATCGGCGCGCGGCGGCTATAATATAGCGGCTACGATCCGGTTCACGTAGCGCTGTTGGCGGCGGGGCAAGCTGGCGCTGCATCACCAGCTGCGGTGGAAAGCCAACCCGCAACGAGATCCGGCCAGGTAATTGCCTACGCCAGCGTTGGAGTAATGGCACGAGGGCGTCCGGACGTTGCACCAGGCCATTTCTTAACGTATCTTGCGGCAACGTATGCTGCCACCAGTGACGCAGCTGCCAGCCGTTGCGATGGCGCTGGATGCCCAGAGCACAAAGCTGCCCGTTTTGAATATCCAGCCCGACTTGCCATGTCTTAAAAGCCATTGACGCGATCTCCTTATCGTCAGTTAAAAGGACATATCCAAGGTACTGGCTTGCCTTTATACTACCGCGCGATTGTTTATAAACCGCTCAATCGACTTTAAATGGGAAATATCAGGTGAAGTTCGTAAAGTATTTATTGATCCTTGCAGTGTGTTGCATCTTGCTGGGAGCCGCCTCGATCTATGGTTTGTACAAATATATCGAGCCGCAGCTGCCTGATGTCGCCACGCTGAAAGATGTGCGTTTGCAAACGCCGATGCAGGTCTACAGTGCCGATAACGAGCTTATCGCACAGTACGGTGAGAAACGCCGAATTCCGCTGACTTTGCAAGACGTTCCTCCCCAGATGGTGAAAGCGTTTATCGCCACGGAAGATAGCCGTTTCTACGAGCATCACGGCGTCGATCCGATTGGTATTTTCCGTGCAGCTAGCATTGCGCTGACATCCGGGCATGCCTCACAGGGTGCCAGCACCATTACTCAACAGCTGGCACGTAACTTTTTCCTGAGTCCTGAGCGCACCCTGATGCGTAAGATTAAGGAGGCTTTCCTCGCCATCCGTATTGAGCAGACGATGAGCAAGGATGAGATCCTTGAGCTGTATCTGAACAAGATTTACCTCGGCTACCGCGCCTACGGCGTGGGGGCAGCGGCACAGGTTTACTTCGGCAAAAATGTTGACCAGCTGTCGCTCAGCGAAATCGCGATGATCGCGGGCCTGCCAAAAGCCCCTTCAACGTTCAACCCCCTGTATTCGCATGACCGTGCGGTAGCGCGCCGTAACACGGTGCTGGCACGTATGCTCGACCAGCAGTACATCACCCAGGCGCAGTACAATGAAGCTCGCATGACCCCGCTGGTCGCCAATTATCATGCGCCTGAAATTGCCTTTTCAGCGCCCTGGCTGACTGAAATGGTGCGCCAGGAGATGATCAAGCGCTATGGTGAAAATGCCTATACCGATGGCTACAAGGTTTACACCACCATAACGCGCAAATTGCAGCTGGCGGCCCAGGCAGCGGTGCAGGAAAACGTGATGGCCTATGATATGCGCCACGGCTATCGCGGGCCGGCCAGCCTGCTGTGGAAGCCCGGTGAGCAGGCCTGGAATGATGCGGAAATCGCTAAAAAGCTGAAAACGCTGCCGGTTTACGGCCCGCTGTTCCCGGCAGTGGTCACCGCCAGCGACAACGATGAGGCCCGCGTAATGATGCGCAGCGGCAGCAACGTGGCGTTAAATATTGCCAGCGTGCGCTGGGCTCGCCCATACAAATCGGACACGTTACAGGGCGCTACGCCGCGTTCTGTCAGTCAGGTAGTACAGCCGGGCCAGCAGATTTGGCTGCGCCAGGTCGACAACAGCTGGCAGCTGGCACAGGTGCCGGACGTCAACTCCTCGCTGGTCTCGCTCGACCCGCATAACGGATCGGTACGCGCCCTGGTGGGCGGCTTTGACTTCACCCTGAGCAAATTTAACCGTGCTACCCAGTCCTTGCGTCAGGTCGGTTCGAATATCAAGCCGTTCCTGTATACCGCGGCGATGGATCGTGGCCTGACGCTCGCCTCGATCCTTAACGATGTGCCTATTTCGCGCTGGGATGCC
This DNA window, taken from Erwinia tasmaniensis Et1/99, encodes the following:
- the mrcA gene encoding peptidoglycan glycosyltransferase/peptidoglycan DD-transpeptidase MrcA, with the protein product MKFVKYLLILAVCCILLGAASIYGLYKYIEPQLPDVATLKDVRLQTPMQVYSADNELIAQYGEKRRIPLTLQDVPPQMVKAFIATEDSRFYEHHGVDPIGIFRAASIALTSGHASQGASTITQQLARNFFLSPERTLMRKIKEAFLAIRIEQTMSKDEILELYLNKIYLGYRAYGVGAAAQVYFGKNVDQLSLSEIAMIAGLPKAPSTFNPLYSHDRAVARRNTVLARMLDQQYITQAQYNEARMTPLVANYHAPEIAFSAPWLTEMVRQEMIKRYGENAYTDGYKVYTTITRKLQLAAQAAVQENVMAYDMRHGYRGPASLLWKPGEQAWNDAEIAKKLKTLPVYGPLFPAVVTASDNDEARVMMRSGSNVALNIASVRWARPYKSDTLQGATPRSVSQVVQPGQQIWLRQVDNSWQLAQVPDVNSSLVSLDPHNGSVRALVGGFDFTLSKFNRATQSLRQVGSNIKPFLYTAAMDRGLTLASILNDVPISRWDAGAGADWRPKNSPNTYSGPIRLRQGLGESKNVVMVRAMRAMGVDYAAEYLQRFGFPAQNIVHTESLALGSASFTPLQMVRGYSVMANGGFLVDPWFISRIEDEMGNKLFEAQPKVACPECNLPVIYGETQKAVALSEDSIENVAVSQEGNNLAVPQPQLEQVPGTQSGEQQYAPHVINTPLSFLIKSALNSNIFGEPGWMGTGWRAGRDLKRNDIGGKTGTTNSSKDAWFSGYGPGVVTSVWIGFDDHRRDLGRTTASGAIKDQISGYEGGAKSAQPAWDDYMKSALDGVPPQPLTPPEGVVTVKIDRSTGKLANGGGNTRDEYFINGTQPTEYSVHDVGTTLTDNGESHELF